Proteins from a genomic interval of Medicago truncatula cultivar Jemalong A17 chromosome 3, MtrunA17r5.0-ANR, whole genome shotgun sequence:
- the LOC112420254 gene encoding glutathione S-transferase T3-like has protein sequence MGYPYQTPPFNGYMPMVNENFQSVGEYPEFSSQINRGGMTRDNEVAPTPEDTTPKSKRNQQPSWNTEQNLVLISGWIKYGTCSVVGRNQTSEAYWGKIAEYCNEHCSFDSPRDVVACRNRFNYMNKLINKWVGAYDSAKRMQGSGWSEDDVLKKAQELYGCGKNV, from the coding sequence ATGGGATATCCATATCAAACACCCCCatttaatggttatatgccaatggtgaatgaaaattttcagagTGTTGGTGAATATCCTGAATTTTCATCACAAATAAATCGTGGTGGAATGACACGAGATAATGAAGTTGCTCCAACTCCAGAGGATACAACTCCTAAGAGCAAGAGAAACCAGCAACCATCATGGAACACTGAACAAAATTTGGTGTTAATTAGTGGGTGGATAAAATATGGAACATGCAGTGTTGTCGGGAGAAACCAGACAAGTGAAGCATATTGGGGTAAAATTGCTGAGTATTGTAACGAGCATTGCTCATTCGATTCTCCGCGCGATGTAGTTGCATGCCGAAaccgttttaattatatgaacaaattaataaataaatgggttGGTGCTTATGATAGCGCTAAGCGTATGCAAGGAAGCGGTTGGtcggaagatgatgttttgAAAAAAGCTCAAGAATTATATGGATGTGGGAAGAATGTTTAA
- the LOC11419474 gene encoding 60S ribosomal protein L9 produces the protein MKTILSSETMNIPDGVSIKVNAKVIEVEGPRGKLVRDFKHLNLDFDLITDEEGKKKLKIDAWFGSRKTSAAIRTALSHVENLITGVTKGFRYKMRFVYAHFPINASITNDSKSIEIRNFLGEKKVRKVDLLDGVSIVRSEKVKDEVVLDGNDIELVSRSCALINQKCHVKKKDIRKFLDGIYVSEKGSVVTEE, from the exons ATGAAGACCATCCTCTCCTCCGAAACCATGAACATCCCTGACGGCGTTAGCATCAAGGTTAACGCTAAGGTCATCGAAGTCGAAGGACCTCGCGGGAAACTTGTTCGTGATTTCAAGCATCTCAATCTCGATTTTGATCTCATCACCGATgaagaagggaagaagaagctgaagatcGATGCCTGGTTTGGTTCCAGGAAAACCTCCGCCGCCATCAGGACAGCTCTCAGCCACGTTGAGAATCTCATCACTGGTGTCACCAAGGGATTCCGCTACAAGATGAGGTTTGTGTATGCTCATTTCCCCATCAACGCTAGCATCACCAATGACAGCAAGTCGATTGAGATCCGTAACTTTCTTGGCGAGAAGAAg GTGAGGAAAGTGGATTTGCTTGATGGAGTTTCAATTGTTCGATCTGagaaggtgaaggatgaggttGTTTTGGATGGAAATGACATTGAACTTGTTTCTCGGTCTTGTGCCCTTATTAATCAG AAATGCCATGTTAAGAAGAAGGATATCAGGAAGTTTCTTGATGGTATTTATGTTAGTGAGAAGGGGTCGGTGGTAACTGAAGAATAG
- the LOC112420255 gene encoding uncharacterized protein C16G5.07c: MNFGIHFVPKNTAYIIERYGKYFKTLPASSLFLNPFLDKIAYVHKIRTELLLNIPSHPIRTKDNVIMFIKGWVNFEIVDPKLASYGVEGSPLYAVSQVAKTTIRSELREITLKDIWNTKISWELNNKIMESINVAGKSWGLECISCRVKEDVSITWKDSLPRLNNIEHSFISLPWRSWFLV, translated from the exons ATGAACTTTGGAATACACTTTGTGCCGAAGAATACAGCATATATCATTGAGCGATATGGAAAATACTTTAAAACTCTTCCCGCCAGCTCTCTTTTTTTGAATCCTTTTCTCGATAAAATTGCTTACGTGCATAAGATACGGACAGAATTACTCCTTAACATCCCTAGCCATCCTATTAGGACCAAGGATAACGTCATTATGTTCATCAAGGGTTGGGTTAATTTTGAG ATTGTGGATCCTAAGCTTGCTTCTTATGGAGTTGAAGGGAGTCCCCTTTATGCTGTCAGTCAGGTGGCTAAAACCACAATCCGTAGTGAACTCCGCGAGATTACTTTGAAGGATATTTGGAACACTAAGATATCGTGGGAATTGAATAATAAGATTATG GAGTCCATTAATGTGGCTGGAAAAAGTTGGGGTCTAGAGTGCATTTCGTGTCGAGTAAAAGAGGATGTCTCAATAACATGGAAGGATAGTTTGCCTCGTCTCAATAACATAGAGCATAGTTTCATTAGTTTGCCTTGGCGAAGTTGGTTCTTGGTATAG
- the LOC11443487 gene encoding uncharacterized protein, with translation MASIWKSNSARVALRSITRSLAAAESATSANHLTSSIPSRLSSICHLRSCRDLISSHSLASALTSTTNHTSYRFSSVRYVHFRRRYYDHISKQYAEPPMNFGINFVPEQTVYIIERYGKYFKTLPTGVHFLIPFVDKIACVHKLWIETLKLNSQSAFTNDNIGMFVDGRIDVKIVDPKLASYGTEDNPLYAIHELAQATIRVEIRKITLDDFNKEKNDTLPKKIMESINVAAKRWGLECLGCRINDSGTRLMPQNGADDEYSSIWDQPKNAPKFPAHQLIKVTNA, from the exons ATGGCAAGCATTTGGAAATCTAATTCAGCGAGAGTTGCACTTCGTTCTATTACCCGGTCCTTGGCGGCGGCGGAATCAGCTACATCTGCTAACCACCTCACTTCTTCCATTCCCTCTCGACTCTCTTCCATCTGTCATCTCCGCAGTTGCCGAGATCTTATTTCCAG CCACTCCTTAGCGTCTGCGTTAACTTCAACTACTAACCACACCTCATATCGATTCTCCTCCGTTCGTTATGTTCACTTTCGTCGCCGTTACTATGATCATATCTCCAA GCAATATGCAGAACCTCCGATGAACTTTGGAATTAACTTTGTGCCGGAGCAGACAGTGTATATCATTGAGCGATATGGAAAGTACTTTAAAACTCTTCCTACCGGCGTCCATTTTTTGATCccttttgttgataaaattgcTTGCGTCCATAAGCTATGGATAGAAACTCTTAAACTTAATAGCCAGAGTGCTTTCACCAACGATAACATTGGCATGTTCGTAGATGGTCGGATTGATGTTAAG ATTGTGGATCCTAAGCTTGCTTCCTATGGAACTGAGGATAATCCCCTTTATGCTATCCATGAGCTGGCTCAAGCCACAATCCGTGTTGAAATCCGTAAAATTACTTTAGATGATTTCAACAAGGAAAAGAACGATACACTGCCTAAAAAGATTATG GAGTCCATTAATGTGGCTGCAAAAAGGTGGGGTCTAGAGTGCCTTGGATGTCGGATAAATGACTCTGGCACGAGATTGATGCCACAGAATGGTGCAGACGACGA GTATTCTAGCATATGGGATCAGCCAAAAAACGCACCAAAGTTTCCAGCACATCAATTGATCAAAGTCACAAACGCTTAA